CATCAAGCAGATCTGTCTTAACCTGCTGTCGAACGCCGTGAAATTCACCCCCCAGGGCGGCCATGTGACGCTGACCCTGAGCCCGACCGAAGCGGGTGTCGATATCCTCATCGCCGATACCGGCATCGGCATCGCACCCGACGATCTCAGCCGTATCGGCCAGCCCTATGAGCAATCGGGCACGCCTGAGCAGCGCGCCATGGGCACCGGGCTTGGGCTCTCCATCGTCAAGTCGATGGCCCACCTGTTGGGCGGCACCATGACGCTCAGCAGCCAGCTTGGCGAAGGGACTACCGTACGGGTCAGCCTGCCGGTCGTAAAACCTGAGGAACAGCCTGAGTTGCCGATGCCGGTGCCGGTTCAGCCGGAGCCGGCGGGCGTGGTGCAATCGCTGGAAGCCTTTGTGCGCGCGGCGCAGAATGCCACGCTCAGCCACAATCCGCTGGAAGATATCCACCACACGCCCGAAGGCCTGTCGAGCTTCAGCGATTTCGTTATCCGCCCGCCGAAAAGCTAGAGTGTGGTCCGATCTGATTGGATCAGATCGGCGCTCTAATTTTTTGTTTGGACGCGCTTTTTTATCCAAAAAGTGCGTCACACTTTTCGGAAAGCGCTCTAGGCCACCATCTCCATAAGGTTGGTGCCGAGCAGCTTGACGTCGAACGGGTCAGGGGCGTTTTTAAGACAGGTTTCAAGACGATCGAGACGGCTGTCAAAGCCGCGGTCATCGCGCAGATCCTCGACCAGGCGACAGGCGTAACCGGCCGCGGTACGGTCACGGCCAAAGGCGGCGCCGATACGTGCCAGCGGCCACTGAAAACTGACATAGGCCAGATACATGGCGATCTGGCGCGCCCGCGCCGCACGGGCATTGTTGCGGGTTTCCGAGCGGATCTGCGCCGCCGGCACGCCGGCGGCCAGCGCCACCAGATCCATGATGAAATGCGCCCGCGTCTGGTCCATCCCGGCGGCACAGAGTGGCTGTACGCTGCTGCCGTTTCCCGCCGCCACGGCGGTCATCATGGTCGTTGCTTGAGCTTTTATCATCGCATTTTCCCTTCCTCATCTGTCTGTGGTCAGGCCACGGACACAGGATCGGCGGGTTCTAAAATGAGAGGATAACTTTCCTATTCAAAAACACAAATAGGCTTTATTTCCTTTTTTTAACACGTATAAGGCACCGCACACTCACAAAAACCTGAAAGGTTGCGCCCGCATTGAGATAGTGGCACGACGGGGATAAAAGAGCTGGTGATCTGATAAAGAGGGAGGAAAAGCAGGCAACAGCCTGGATCAGGAGGCGGAGCGTATGCCCGATTGCAGGAGATCGATCTTGCCGATCAGGGCGTCATGGCCCAGGATCATATCGACATTGACGCCATCGGACGCCAGCGGCAGGCGCAGCCAGAACAGACTGAGACCACGCGCGCCACGCCACGCCATCGAATGCAGGCCGACATTGGGCTTGCCGGTTTCGACCACGAAGGTCAGGTGTTCGGCCCAGTATTGCGCCTCGGGTTCGGTATAGATGTTATCGAGCATCTTGCCGGTGATCTCTTCGCCATAGGCGCTGAACAGCTCAGTGCCGGCCAGACGCTGACGGAACAGTTCGGGGCGATTGTGCGGATGGGGCTCAAGCACGTCGATCAGGCTGATGGTGGGAAGGCGGCGCTTGATCGCCACGGGATCGAGATCCTGGCGCGATGGCAACTTGCCGCAACGGCGCAAACTCTTCCAATAACGAAAGATGTCCTCATGGGAGCGTAAGGCCGCTAACATTTCGGAAGCTAATCCAGCCATCAGTATAAGTTCGTCTGCCCCTTCGCCAAATCAGGTTTCACTTGGGAAGCCAAGAAAACAACATTTCGCGTTTACAACTCAAAAATGGAA
The window above is part of the Asticcacaulis sp. MM231 genome. Proteins encoded here:
- a CDS encoding helix-turn-helix domain-containing protein, yielding MIKAQATTMMTAVAAGNGSSVQPLCAAGMDQTRAHFIMDLVALAAGVPAAQIRSETRNNARAARARQIAMYLAYVSFQWPLARIGAAFGRDRTAAGYACRLVEDLRDDRGFDSRLDRLETCLKNAPDPFDVKLLGTNLMEMVA
- a CDS encoding PAS domain-containing protein — encoded protein: MAGLASEMLAALRSHEDIFRYWKSLRRCGKLPSRQDLDPVAIKRRLPTISLIDVLEPHPHNRPELFRQRLAGTELFSAYGEEITGKMLDNIYTEPEAQYWAEHLTFVVETGKPNVGLHSMAWRGARGLSLFWLRLPLASDGVNVDMILGHDALIGKIDLLQSGIRSAS